The Neurospora crassa OR74A linkage group I, whole genome shotgun sequence genome segment GCTGACGTGAATTCTCTTACCCCTTATCCAGAACGCTTCCAAGAACGCCGGCGAGATGATCAGCAAGTACCAGATTCTCTTCAACCGTACTCGCCAGGCCGTCATTACCGGCGAGTTGGTCGAAATTATCACTGGTGCCACCGCTTCGGCCGATATGTAAACAGCAGCCTAAACAACCGCAGTCTATTAatagaagacgaagatgtattgagggaaaaggagaggggACCTGagtaaaagaaaagggtCCAAAGCCGAAATCCATCATCCCTGTCTGCACTCTCAGTTGACATTCAACCATGCCGTTCGAAAGTGTACGAGTATGCGTGGTGTGTGGTATGTCTAGTCCTGGTCCAAAAAGCTGCGTGCCAAATGCCTTCCTTTGTACCAATCAAATGAGCTAGCCTTTCCTTTATTGTACCAACGCCTTCAGTCCATAAATTGTACCACTTCTTTCACACACCTGCCCACTCCGTCGTCAGTAAGCCTTGAAGACATAGCCGCTGTAGTTTCAGTCCACTCAACAAATCTCAGCTGGGATGAGCGCTTGTCAGATGCATGACAATGTCGCTCAGTACAAATTCGTCGGTAAATTCTCAGTAAGCAACCTGACCACGCCGCCGGCCAACTTTCATTCGAAATAAAAGCCGCAGACGGGTGATAAGGGGTGGGGCTTCCATCTCGATGGGTTCGTATATTTGTGAGGAGTTGCTTGTGTTTCCAATATCATCCTGTCTTATCCCGCCTCCATTCCGCGCCGCCGTCGCTTGTTTGGGGCGCTTGATGGGACTGAATGTGTGAAGAGCAtgggagatgggatggaagtTTCTAATCCTTTTCCGATGTTCAACGGTTAAAAGGACTGGCTGCTTCATTTGCTGTGGAGTTTTGTACATACTCACTTCCCCGCCTGGTTTTAGTATAGGCGACGTTTGCATCTATGCCCTTGGGACAATAATAAAGAGTGGAACAAAGAGTggctgtgtgtgtgtgtgtgaaagTGGAGGTGAAAATAAAGATATGAAGAACGTACTCCCTCTTTGATCTATTCTAGCGCCTAGGCTTGGTTCAAGTTATCACCACACCAACGACtccccatctccttctttcaTGCGTTGCCAAATGCCTGATAAGGTCacctttaaaaataaagagaaCCAACAGATACACAGCACCGGTCGATCGTCTTGCGTATTCCTTCCCCCCCAATCCATTTTTCCAGTTTCACCTCCCTTGACTTCTTGACCcgctcactcactcacttaCTTGATAACGTCTTAACCTCACCCAGTCAtcgcaacatcaacatcactcCCCCCATCCTCCGCATAACTCCCCACCTTCTCACCCGCCcaccttgccctcctcccaTTCCTCCCATTACTGCCACTAGAAACgctagcagcagcagcaacccctTCCTCACTCTTAACAACCAGCGCACTCAATGGCACATACGGATTCTCCCTCTCGTAAATCTCCTTCAACTCCGTCGCTTTGCGATCCCACTCCTGTGCTTTCTCAGTCCATTCCTTCATCGCCACCGCATATGCACGCTTGCTTTCCTCTGCCAGTTCCTCAAACGGTCTCTTTTCTTCCGGTGAAGCATCCTTCCACATCTTGGCACTCATCATCCTGACCTCGTTACCGCTTGCTTTGCCCTTCCCCGGTCTGCGACCGGCTTCGCACCGCTTGCGTGCGTCGTCGTAGTGCGCTTTGCTGAAGAAGATGTAACCTGATACGACGGGTTTGGAGGGTTTCTGGGGGCGCAAGCCAATTTGCGAGGTGATGGAGTCCCAGAGGGAGATGTCGTAGGCTTCGAGGCGGGCTTGTTCGGGGTTACGGGTGGAGGACATGGTGCCGTAGCTGTTCGTGACGGTAGTAGTGGTGAATTCGGATGATAGAGCAGCGGCTTTGCGCTTGAGGGACAGGGAGGATGATTCCTTGGGGGTGATGAGTAGTGTGGGTATCTCGATGGGGCCGAGCATCGTCTCGAGGACCTCGGAGGCGGCGCGGAGACCGGAGAGGTAGGCGCCGTGGACTGTGGCTGGGTGAGTGCCGCATGTATGCTCGCCCGCGAAAAAGAGGTTGCCGACGGGCTTGGCCATGGTGTCGTAGTCATCCGCTTTCATGTCGGGACCCGCGGAGGAGTAGCTTCCGCGCGCGAACTTGTCCGATGCCCACCTGGTTACGATGGCCTCGATCGGCTGTTGGACCTTTGACCCATAGACGCGGCGGAGGACATCGGTTGCTTCTTTGACGAGATCGTCGTTGCAGGTTTGTTCGGTGTCGTAGCCGGCGTCGCCAGCCATAAGAGCTAGCAGGACTGGTAAGCCGCTGGTTTGGGTTACATTAAACCACTGGAAGAAACGACCTCTTTGTGAGGCGTAATCCTTCTGATCCAGGCTGTGCCGGTTAGATGGGTTTCTTAGGACACCAAAGATGTCGCGATCCTCATCCCAGAATGCCTCCTTGTACACGAGGATGACTTTGTTGAGAACACCAAAGCCTATACGTTCGATGGCACTGGACTTCCATTCCGGCAGCGGTGGTTCAAACTTGATATTACCATGCTTGAGCACGCCCAGAGGTATCGTGTTGACCACGAAGTCAGCTTCCACCTTGAATCCATCTTCGCACTCGATTACTGCTGGCCCTGCCGTGCTTTCTGTGGTATATGTGATTTTGTTGACGGGTGACCTTCGTCGAACGTCGAGCGGCGTGGGTAGGAGCATAAGGCCCTTCGGAACACTCTGATAGCCGCCGATGACCATGGTGTGGCTTCCTTCCCATTCGTTACCGGCATCAATGTCCCATCCCTGGAGACTTAATTTGTTGTAGTTGATAGCATTGCTATACTCCAGGTTGGCGACGTGCCAGTTCAGGAGTCGGTAGTCTTGTGCAGTCAAGTCCACAATATCTCTGTACTGAGCGAACATGTTGTCGACAACGCTCCCGAGGTTGGCACCAGGCTCTTTGGCCGGTGTCTCGAGGTCGAGGTCGGCATCTTCTGAGACACCCTGCTTCAAGGCCCACCCCAAAAGTTTCGCCTTGTATGCTGCTTTAAGTGCGCCTGGCGTGCCAGGCTCGGTGTGAACGCGACCTGTAGCACGGTCCGACGAGATCGGCACAAGATTCACTTGTGGTGCTATGCTCTGCTCCGACACAGGCGGCGCATGCGGCTGAGCGGCAGTTGATTCTTCTACCTGCCTTATAGTTTTGTAGGCCTCTGCGGAGCTATCCTTGCCCTCGTCAATCAATTCCCTGTTACCCTCAATCAGCTTCGAGGTGGGCTGCTTGAACTTGTATTCGCTGACCCGATCAAGGCAGTCATTGTACAGATTCTCGACCAGCTGATCTCGGTGTAAATCTACGGGCTTGCCGTTCGAGTCGTATAGAGTGGTGTCTGGTCGCAACGGCCTGTATGGAATTCCGAGCTGTGCCCTGAGCAGGATATTGATGGGATTGCCGCGTTCAAATCCCGTGATAATCATACCTCCCATCTCTGCGGTAAATCGCTTCCCGTGGAAATTATCCGGGGTTCGTGCAGGTTTAGACGCAAAAGGGCGAGAGTAAACCCTGCCGCCTATCCGGTTCCGGCCTTCGATTACAATCACTCGCGGAGGCTCTTCACCCATGTCTCTGAACTTCTTTGCATATTGCGCAAATAGTCCCTCAAGCTGTCTCGCGCAGCCCAATCCAGCCATACCTGCCCCTAGAACAGCGACCGTTCTTCGCTTAAGGGTTGTAGCCGGTGGGTCTTTGGAAGTATGCCTCTTTGAATGGCGATAATCTACGCACCCAAAGTTGATATACCCCCGACGAACAAGCCAATCGAAACATAGGCTAGCGGCATCAAACCAGCGAGTGTCTTTGGCACACCCAACAGCTTCCTCTCGAGTAACAGCTATTTGGGGATTCCTTACCCATAACCTTAGAATACCGTTCCTGATATTCAGGTACGTTGTTACTTGGGCGTGGCTGATATGGTCTCTAAGCATGAGATATTCCTCCTGGTGCAAAGCATATGGGTTGAGTCTCGAAGCCTCCGCGGCCGTAATACATTGCATAGCATAATCCGGTAGCGGAAGATCGGGAGGTATGGTGACTTTGGGCCGGACGTTGTATCGCCGCCTCGGGGTGTCCGTGGACACCGTATTTGTCCCTGCGTTTTGAGGCAAGAATCCTTGTACTGGTGTTGGCTGGGCTGGGACTTCGTGTACTGGCGTCGCGTAGATCGAAGCTTCTTGTGCTGTTTTTTCTTGTGCTGGAGCATCTAGCGTCGAAAGACTTTGTGCTGCAGGGTTTCCTGCCGGTGCTTCATGGGTTAGAGACTCGTAAGCCGGAGGTTCATCCATGACTATATCCAGTGGTGGTGCTTCTCGGTCCGGTGTATCTTGAGGTGGTGCTTCCAGCATCGAGACATCTTGCATTGGTGCTTCTTGCACCACAGCATCCGTCCCTGGAGCTTCTTCCATCAATACATCAAGGGTTCCGGCATCTTGAGGCAGCGAAGCTTGCCTTGCTGATTCCAGCACTACCTCCTCCGGCGACTCTTGCTTGATCTTCCGCTCGTTCATCGGTGACTTTGGGCCCTGAGGTGGAGCTGCACTTTCAATTGCTGCCAAAGGTGGCTCGTCAATCACTGGCAAAGGCAAAAGGCGAGCTACCCGTTCCGGTTGAGCTGTTGGCTCTTCTTGTAGCTCAGTTTGTGGTTGTTCAT includes the following:
- a CDS encoding lysine-specific histone demethylase Aof2, whose translation is MGSSSRTRPGQTSNSGIAKGQTKDVKEVNLSRSNRSKPSNSARHPPMKRARTPVGGHSADTSSSTSSEDIAPEIVVWTGDMDVMDSEESPFPESPLPTDDSSQLPSLSRAPEGPSVLDGDASSQFSSPLSEPPESSPIISPQDDIAVEQENPIPQSASSLSDQHSNSSSHAPSVTSKATTPVDADRLKEPPTRQELSEPQPSPPVSPSPEPPVEEQQPKPTVEEPPQPDEQPQTELQEEPTAQPERVARLLPLPVIDEPPLAAIESAAPPQGPKSPMNERKIKQESPEEVVLESARQASLPQDAGTLDVLMEEAPGTDAVVQEAPMQDVSMLEAPPQDTPDREAPPLDIVMDEPPAYESLTHEAPAGNPAAQSLSTLDAPAQEKTAQEASIYATPVHEVPAQPTPVQGFLPQNAGTNTVSTDTPRRRYNVRPKVTIPPDLPLPDYAMQCITAAEASRLNPYALHQEEYLMLRDHISHAQVTTYLNIRNGILRLWVRNPQIAVTREEAVGCAKDTRWFDAASLCFDWLVRRGYINFGCVDYRHSKRHTSKDPPATTLKRRTVAVLGAGMAGLGCARQLEGLFAQYAKKFRDMGEEPPRVIVIEGRNRIGGRVYSRPFASKPARTPDNFHGKRFTAEMGGMIITGFERGNPINILLRAQLGIPYRPLRPDTTLYDSNGKPVDLHRDQLVENLYNDCLDRVSEYKFKQPTSKLIEGNRELIDEGKDSSAEAYKTIRQVEESTAAQPHAPPVSEQSIAPQVNLVPISSDRATGRVHTEPGTPGALKAAYKAKLLGWALKQGVSEDADLDLETPAKEPGANLGSVVDNMFAQYRDIVDLTAQDYRLLNWHVANLEYSNAINYNKLSLQGWDIDAGNEWEGSHTMVIGGYQSVPKGLMLLPTPLDVRRRSPVNKITYTTESTAGPAVIECEDGFKVEADFVVNTIPLGVLKHGNIKFEPPLPEWKSSAIERIGFGVLNKVILVYKEAFWDEDRDIFGVLRNPSNRHSLDQKDYASQRGRFFQWFNVTQTSGLPVLLALMAGDAGYDTEQTCNDDLVKEATDVLRRVYGSKVQQPIEAIVTRWASDKFARGSYSSAGPDMKADDYDTMAKPVGNLFFAGEHTCGTHPATVHGAYLSGLRAASEVLETMLGPIEIPTLLITPKESSSLSLKRKAAALSSEFTTTTVTNSYGTMSSTRNPEQARLEAYDISLWDSITSQIGLRPQKPSKPVVSGYIFFSKAHYDDARKRCEAGRRPGKGKASGNEVRMMSAKMWKDASPEEKRPFEELAEESKRAYAVAMKEWTEKAQEWDRKATELKEIYERENPYVPLSALVVKSEEGVAAAASVSSGSNGRNGRRARWAGEKVGSYAEDGGSDVDVAMTG